The genomic segment ACCACCGGGACCCCATCGGCGAACGCATACTGGGCCTCGACCCGAAGGCGCACATCACACGGCGCTACTACTACTTCGTCCCCGCCGCGGGCGTCCCCCGGAAGCTGGTGCACCGCATCGAGCAGGGCCGCCTTGATAGCCTCCCCGGCTCGAAAGGCCTGTACTCGAGCTGGCAGGAGCTGCACTCGGGGCTCGAGGCCATGCTCAAGAATTCGCGCCGCATCGCCATGCAGTACTCGCCCAACAACGACATTATGTATGTCTCAATGGCGGACGCGGGAACGGTGGAGTTTCTGCGCGGCCTGGGCAAGGAGATCGTGACCTCGGCCGATCTCGTCAGCGAGTTCGAAGCCGTTCTCACAGCGGACCAGATCGCCAGTCACACGGTGGCGCAGAAGGCGATCGATGCCATTCTCGAAGAGGGCTGGAAGAAGATAGCGCGCTCTCTGCGCCCATCGAGTGGGACGCCGTCCCGATTCACCGAGTTCGATATGGTGGAATGGCTCTCGAATGCCATGCGGAACGAAGGCCTGGTGTGGGAAAACGGGCCCAACGTCAGCGTCGACCAGAACGCGTCCGACTCCCACTACGAGCCGACCGCCGATCACTGCTCCGAAATCAAGGAAGGCGACTTTGTCCTCATCGACATCTGGGGCAAGCCCGACAAGCCTGGCAGCGTCTTTTACGACATCACCTGGACCGGCGTAGTGGGCCGCGAACCCAGCGCGCGCGAGCAGACTGTCTTCGAAACAGTGCGCAATGCGCGCGATGCAGCCATTGAGAAGGTGACGGCCGCGTTTGCGGCTGGGCAGCCGATCCGCGGCTTCGAGGCCGATGACGCCGCGCGGGCAGTAATCCGCGAAGCAGGGTTCGGCGAGTGGTTCACGCATCGCACCGGGCACAACATCGCCGAGGAGATTCACGGCCCTGGCGCGCATCTCGACAATCTCGAGACGCATGATGAGCGGCTGCTCCTGCCGAATACCTGCTTCAGCGTGGAGCCCGGAATCTATCTGCCGGAGTTCGGCGTGCGCAGCGAAATCAACATGATGACATCAACCGGCAAGGCATGGGTTACGGGCAAAATTCAGCGAGAGCTCGTGAGAATCTAGCGGAGTTCCATGGCCACTTCGGTTGCCAGCGCGAAGCAGTTCCTGGTGGATCGCATTGCCGCGGAAGCGGAGCGAGAAGGTGCGCCGCTGAATGAGATCGAGAAAGCCATGCTCGCTTTTTCCGAAGTGGGTGCGAGCGAGAAGGAACTCGATCAGGCTCGCACATTCGAGCGTGATTTCGATGACAAAGAGTACGAGAGCCGCATCGCCAGGCTCGCTCGGTCCGTTTACGACCGTGACGTGGCAGCGGGCCGGAAAGCCGAGTGGGACCAGGCGCTGGATGAGCTGGCAAGCGAGGACTTCTACCTGATGGTGATGCTGGAGCAGGCCGGGATCGTAAAAACAACGTCGCACCTGCGGCTCCCGGACTGGCGTCTGCTGGTGGGCTTTGTACCGGCCCTGGTTTGCGTGGCTCTTGCCGCAGCCGTCGCTTTCACGCCGCTTGGCTCCAGGATCTTTCCCAATGACGTGCTGCGGCTAGCCGTCGCGGTGCTGCTCCTGCTGGCGCCTTTTGCGCTGGGCAGATTGCGCGGACGGCGCGCAGGTTGACGAGCGGCCCAACCGAGTTCCTGAGAGGAGAAACACGTGGCTGAAACTACCTTCCCCTACGAAACGCGGCTGAATGTGCTTTATAAGCCGCTCGAAGCTTTCGATGTACACGCGGTACCCGACGCGGACAAGTTCAAGTGGTTCAACCAGACGCTCTGCCAGGTGAACGGCTCGGTGGTGCGGATGGCGGCGATCGAGGGCGAATACCACTGGCACAAGCATGACGAGGACGACGAATTCTTCTATGTCGTAGATGGAAAGCTGCTGATCGA from the Occallatibacter riparius genome contains:
- a CDS encoding M24 family metallopeptidase translates to MNLEAMQTALSDAGLDGWLFYDHHHRDPIGERILGLDPKAHITRRYYYFVPAAGVPRKLVHRIEQGRLDSLPGSKGLYSSWQELHSGLEAMLKNSRRIAMQYSPNNDIMYVSMADAGTVEFLRGLGKEIVTSADLVSEFEAVLTADQIASHTVAQKAIDAILEEGWKKIARSLRPSSGTPSRFTEFDMVEWLSNAMRNEGLVWENGPNVSVDQNASDSHYEPTADHCSEIKEGDFVLIDIWGKPDKPGSVFYDITWTGVVGREPSAREQTVFETVRNARDAAIEKVTAAFAAGQPIRGFEADDAARAVIREAGFGEWFTHRTGHNIAEEIHGPGAHLDNLETHDERLLLPNTCFSVEPGIYLPEFGVRSEINMMTSTGKAWVTGKIQRELVRI
- a CDS encoding cupin domain-containing protein, which gives rise to MAETTFPYETRLNVLYKPLEAFDVHAVPDADKFKWFNQTLCQVNGSVVRMAAIEGEYHWHKHDEDDEFFYVVDGKLLIDLEDRVVELGPGQGLVVPKTVVHRTRAPQRTTILMVENAGIIPTGN